The segment tcatATAGAAAAGAACATATAAACTGAACAGCTACTAACTTTTCCAAACATTAGTTGCATCTATTACTTTAAAGGATAAGCCTGGTTTTATGCTTCTCATTGTCACCAAATCccaagaccaaaaccaacagcgTGTGTTTGGATGGCAGTGGGGTTCAATGGCACAGAGGAGCGAGCTAATGCAGGCAATAGTTGTTAGCAAGATCATGGAATTTCTTGATAATAagaacaatataaaaacatcacCAGGTTTattctttaacatttttatcCTTATATGTTTGATTATAAaatatgcctgtgtgtgtgtaaaaacaatatGTTCCACAAGTAAATGGTCACCctgacataaaaacacacagggtCCACACAATGTCAGGGTTTACAGGGCTGAAATCTCAGTCATATGAGTGAAATGATTACACAAAGAAGGCTTTGTCTAGACTGGAACTGGTTCTGTTTGCTGAGTAGAGAGACCCTTGACTTACTTCTtagttagtttgtttatttcacgttcctcttcctctttaaGTTTCTCTACAAAGCTGTCTAAAACAGGAATCTCAAACTTTATGTATTGGGCAACCTGGGGAGAGAAAGATTCAAACATATGAGCACAGGCGAGCGACACATCCTGCACTCACACATTAGATGCACATGCATCCAAAAGGCTTCCATTCTTTTCTCTGTCCAAATAAAAAATCAAACCAATAACCATAAAATGATAAAgattaaaaggaaaatactaAAAGATATACTAATGTGCAACACAAGATGATTTCTAGTAGAGGGTAAAATTTGGTAGAATAGCTCTACCActaaaaaacatgatttttttttaatttacatgaaattaaatgtaaatacatataaaaatttaatttaaaaaaacaacaggaacCTATGTTTCCAGAAACAGCTTTCCTGTTATTCTGGATAAATCACAGAGCGAACCGTTTATATAAAGGACTATGTTATATTCAGTCCTATAGAGCCCGTAAGGGGACATGGGCAAAAAAccatcaaacaaaaaaacacataccTGTAACATTTCATGCCCACTAGATACTTTCTGGTGGGCATGAGAAAcgtgatattttattttatttttggcccATGTCCCCCTACGGCTCCATGCAGTCCAAAGCAGATCAAAATATCTAACATGTGTTCTGTGTTTCATACAGAGTAACCCGGAGATAATTTCTGGAAAGAAACATTAGTGTTGAATCTTTGATAAAATTCCTTTCACCTCCACTGTGTTGGCGTCGAACAAAAAATAATAGCTGgatatttcaaaacaaaaccatggCTAGATACCACTAGAGTTAAGTCAGAATTTATTTTGGTTGTTTGGATGAACTGACCTTTATTCACGGAGTTCATATGTATTACTGTAGTGTGATTCCAATCATAGACAATCCAGAAAGTTCTCCAGCaacattttggttttattacTAGTACTATTACTAGTACTCAGTACAGTCACAACACAAAGTCGGTCATCTTAGCCTATTGTTACATCAGTCCTGAAACAGGATATCTATCCATAGCTTGCTAAATTTAACCTGACTGTCTATCattgtgtcattgtgtgtttatgttgactacacaaaaaatgtaaaagggGTCACTGATCATGAACAAGATGACAGAACAGAGCGAGAAGTGGCAGGAGGCCCAGACTCACATCATACGTGACTTCTTCTCCCAGGTCAGCCTCTGTGATGAGGATCTTGGAGATTTTCTCACAGGGTCCGTAAAGCACACGAGCCACCAGTGGGTATTCACCATCCTTAAGCCGGGTCCTCTCTACAGGGTCATcgacaaagaaaacaaatggccacattcacacatacacagacatttCTGGTGACAAAACCACAATGAAAGTTACAACTTACCTCCCGACTCGTGCACCATATATAGGACAAACTCTTCAGATTTATTCTCAACCttacaacacacaaatacagattGTTTATAATTTCAAGTTTTACTAAAACATCACTTCAGGTGTAAGCAGGGTCTTACTGTTTACCCTAAACTTGTGTAGCAGCAGGTTGAGGACTTGTCCGGTCGTCATGGAGCTGTTTACTCGTACATTAGTGACCGAACCATAGGCTGGAGTAAATACTGATgtctgaaaaagaaacaaaaatgcagAAATCCACCGAGGACACATGTACAGGGAACTTTGCTTCATCAACACTTGTGATTGAGAATGGATTCTTGGACTTTTTGATAAGGAAATCTAAAACAGAAAGGAAATCCTTCAGTCTGCAGCTGGACGCTATTcaataacaacacacacacatactgtattcaGGATAGAATGATGAAGGAATGCAGTGTAACCTTGTACACTGTGGCACATTAATGAAAACAGCAGGCTATTGTGAAACTCAGCAGAACAGGCACACCCGCACAGGAAACTTCTGCCCCGCTGCACCTGGAGATTTGTCAACAACGGGATGCATTAACGCGTGTGCTCGTATGTGTGTTCTGTTCTTTGTACCTTGTGGTTGTAGAAGTGTCCATTGATTGAGAACCTGTGTGCGCGCAAGCGTTGCAGGTCTCTGGCAGTGTGTGTCTTTGACCTCCTCTGAACCTGCATGAAGGAAGCATCACTCCTGGTCCTCAGCAGTTGTGGAGAATCCTCTTCTTCCTGACCACCAATGTCACCACCTCAGGGATGCACgtaaacagaaacacacctCTCTTACCACGTGCATCAGATGGTGCCTATTTTTATATACATCAGCAGCTACGCATACTTTTGCTACAGCTGAGGAGAAGTTTCTTCTGGGTCCTGAACCAGTGACTTTACACATACATGTAATTCATTCACATGCCATACATCACTGTCATACTGATGTCATCTTATATTGAACATATTATGTACTAGTTATGTTGTTTCAATCCGCTCtcactcgtcacatatggacattTGGGTGCTCAAGTGAGTGCTGcatgcctgcctgcctgcctgcctgcctatCTATCATATCTTCAGATATTATATAAGTGTCAGAAAGCGGCAAACTCCATATAATAGTTAAATAGTTTCTAAATTTCTTAATAAACAAGTAGGTTGCCTCTCAAAGTGAATGTTATTATTTCCAATCCTTAACTCAGTTAGACCtgtcagtttttttcaattgaaGGTTACAAGTAACTGTCGTGATATATACATTATTAATATACTATTTTGCTCTCAATTTGAGATCTATAGTGTGAGAGTTAAAATAGCTAACCATTTCAGCTTTGTTGTGAGGATTCAGCATTTACATCAGGATTTTAAATCCTCTAAGACAGCATTAAGATCATCATGTGACAAAACTTTATAGTAAAACCAATGATCTGTTAAGCAATGGGAgcatattaaataaaaataagtacaaagaaaacacaaatgtcttCAATTGTTTATCGGTGGTCAAGAACAACCCCCGCGAGACTTCAGCAGGTGCCAAAAATGCTTAAAAAGGTCAATGCCAGACCCATGACTAAGTAGTCTAACCCTGGTTATTTATAGTGTTGGTGAGCCAATCTACATGGCCATCTCATGATAATCCGTGTTCAACACGTGAGCACAACCTTTCCAGTCGAGGTGGTGCTCAAAGCACTTGTGGAGCTCTAATCTGTTTCAGCATGTGTGATCTACATTAACCCAgcaggtgtatgtgtgtttgtgaccgCACGTGTATGTTACTCACTAACTGGTCcagtttctctgtctgtctgtgaattATTGTTAGACTCCACTGATAACTGCTTTTCCACAGCAGCTCTATTGTTTCTgtagaaagacagaggaaaaaTGTGCTTACCTAATGTTACCATTCTTAATGCCCTTCACAGTTTACAATTCTTAAAATGTCACCTGGTGTTTCACAAAGATAGCATTTAGCAGAGATTAACTCAATGTCTACTTACTAGATTACTTGGAAAGCTTTCAACTACATCTCACAATATTCACTGAGATACGGTCGTCGTACCGGTTGAGACGGAATCGTTCATTGTCGTCGTACATCTGAAGTCGGATTGGCCGGCGTAGACCCCAGTAGATGTTCAGCAACCCCTCGAGGATGAACTCTCCATcctcctacacacacatgcacaaacacacgtacacataaaacaataattatcagcACTCCTGGCCAGAGGGGATATCCTGCTGGCTGCTCGCCACAGCGGCTCAATATCAGGTGTACGTGCAGCTACGGGGTGAACCCTCTCATCTTGGAGAAACCCCGCCAGGTTTGACCCAGCCTTTTTTTACACAGTACAAGGATGAAGTCACGTCTGAGAAGGCAGCAATAATGAGAACAGACGCACGACTGCTTTGGGTCACGTACGTGCAGGAGGAggcaaaaatctaaatttagaAGATATTGCTGCATGTCTTCTgagtacagagaaaaaaactgtcTTATAGTTTGAGATGGTTATTGTTGgatttcaaatgtaaaaccaaaaataaaagaataaagttCTCTAGCATGTTGGACTGAATGGCGAGCCTGAGATCAGACAGCCAatcaagtttgtgtgtgtctgtgtgtaactgatgtagcattaaatcaaatattaaaccacaaCTATGACTGTGG is part of the Micropterus dolomieu isolate WLL.071019.BEF.003 ecotype Adirondacks linkage group LG15, ASM2129224v1, whole genome shotgun sequence genome and harbors:
- the rassf4a gene encoding ras association domain-containing protein 4a, with the translated sequence MGEPQTYVKLSEEKLIPKSDILSLLRTYNCYHEGKNFQLRTREEDGEFILEGLLNIYWGLRRPIRLQMYDDNERFRLNRNNRAAVEKQLSVESNNNSQTDRETGPVSGDIGGQEEEDSPQLLRTRSDASFMQVQRRSKTHTARDLQRLRAHRFSINGHFYNHKTSVFTPAYGSVTNVRVNSSMTTGQVLNLLLHKFRVENKSEEFVLYMVHESGERTRLKDGEYPLVARVLYGPCEKISKILITEADLGEEVTYDVAQYIKFEIPVLDSFVEKLKEEEEREINKLTKKYSALRSMIQHQLEGSDHTSDRV